A single window of Sphingobacteriales bacterium DNA harbors:
- a CDS encoding GNAT family N-acetyltransferase, protein MTEIKINKITLEDIDQLQKIGRQTFYETFSTGNTEENMTKYLDEGFSNEKLTTELNDKNAEFYFATLNDNIIGYLKLNIGQSQTELQDDKGLEIERIYVLKDFHGKSVGQLLYDKAIEVAKQKNSDFVWLGVWEENPRAINFYKKNGFVEFDKHIFKLGNDEQTDIMMKLKLNN, encoded by the coding sequence ATGACAGAAATAAAAATTAACAAAATAACACTTGAGGACATTGACCAATTACAAAAAATTGGTAGACAAACTTTTTATGAAACTTTCTCGACAGGAAATACCGAAGAAAATATGACAAAATATTTAGACGAAGGTTTTTCAAACGAGAAATTGACAACTGAACTTAACGACAAGAACGCAGAGTTTTATTTTGCGACACTTAACGACAATATAATTGGTTACCTAAAATTAAACATTGGACAATCACAAACTGAACTTCAAGACGATAAAGGACTTGAAATTGAACGAATTTATGTCTTGAAAGACTTCCACGGAAAAAGTGTTGGACAACTTTTATATGACAAAGCAATTGAAGTCGCCAAACAGAAAAATTCTGATTTTGTTTGGTTAGGCGTTTGGGAAGAAAATCCGAGAGCGATAAACTTTTATAAGAAAAACGGGTTTGTAGAATTTGACAAACATATTTTCAAACTTGGGAATGACGAACAGACGGACATAATGATGAAACTAAAATTGAATAACTAA
- a CDS encoding GIY-YIG nuclease family protein → MKQFEFDRNFIEAKFSEAETFLFDKQNVYQIKYENFDKTTFDKLNSDLLHNVSNKFIVYCLWLGDTQNDLKPKYVGHAKNTISRQRLRAHLTKKNKATGAQLDKITKYLEDKKYFGLTYLIIEPSYMRTSLEEWLINKNIDKLEWNKNK, encoded by the coding sequence ATGAAACAATTTGAGTTTGACCGAAATTTCATTGAAGCCAAGTTTTCAGAAGCAGAAACGTTTCTCTTTGACAAGCAGAACGTTTATCAAATAAAATATGAAAACTTTGACAAAACAACGTTTGACAAGCTCAATTCCGATTTATTACATAATGTTTCAAATAAATTTATAGTTTATTGCTTGTGGTTGGGCGACACTCAAAATGATTTGAAACCAAAATATGTTGGACACGCAAAAAACACAATTTCACGACAACGATTAAGGGCACATTTGACGAAGAAAAACAAAGCAACAGGTGCACAACTTGACAAAATAACAAAGTATTTAGAAGATAAAAAGTATTTTGGCTTGACATATTTAATCATTGAGCCAAGTTATATGAGAACTTCGCTTGAAGAATGGTTAATAAACAAAAATATTGACAAACTTGAATGGAATAAAAACAAATAA
- a CDS encoding type II toxin-antitoxin system HigB family toxin, with amino-acid sequence MRVIAKKILREFWEVHPECEQQLKSWYREAEKGTWKNLNELKNEYPSASILEDNRVCFNIKGNNYRLIVKINFNYQMMWIRFIGTHTEYDKIDANKI; translated from the coding sequence TTGAGAGTTATTGCAAAGAAAATACTACGTGAATTTTGGGAAGTTCATCCTGAGTGTGAACAGCAATTAAAATCGTGGTATAGAGAAGCTGAAAAAGGAACATGGAAAAATTTGAATGAATTGAAAAACGAATATCCAAGTGCAAGTATCTTGGAAGACAATAGAGTTTGTTTTAACATAAAAGGTAATAATTATAGACTGATTGTAAAAATTAATTTCAACTACCAAATGATGTGGATTCGCTTTATCGGAACTCACACTGAATATGACAAAATTGATGCAAATAAAATTTAA